One stretch of Miscanthus floridulus cultivar M001 chromosome 18, ASM1932011v1, whole genome shotgun sequence DNA includes these proteins:
- the LOC136520072 gene encoding adagio-like protein 1: MEWDSESDGAGSVGAGEEEQEQEEEGERGGEGGGGDAGGAGGMFTFAIEGMLRASGPCGLVVTDALEPDCPIIYVNRGFEEATGYRAEEVLGRNCRFLQCRGPFARRRHPLVDAAVVSEIRRCIDNGIEFRGDLLNFRKDGTPLMNRLHLTPIYGDDETITHYMGIQFFTDANVDLGPLPCSMTKEPVRSTRFAPDNSFRPISTGTEHSNFCRQYSSLFQLTDEVLCQSILSRLSPRDIASVSSVCRRLYHLTRNEDLWRMVCQNAWGSETTRALETVPAARRLGWGRLARELTTLEAVAWRKLTVGGAVEPSRCNFSACAVGNRVVLFGGEGVNMQPMNDTFVLDLNASNPEWRHINVSAAPPGRWGHTLSCLNGSWLVVFGGCGRQGLLNDVFMLDLDAKQPTWREIPGVAPPVPRSWHSSCTLDGTKLVVSGGCADSGVLLSDTYLLDVTMDRPVWREVPASWKPPSRLGHSMSVYGGRKILMFGGLAKSGPLRLRSSDVYTMDLSEEEPCWRCLTGSGMPGAGNPAGAGPPPRLDHVAVSLPGGRILIFGGSVAGLHSASQLYLLDPTEEKPTWRILNVPGRPPRFAWGHSTCVVGGTKAIVLGGQTGEEWMLTEIHELSLASNSV; encoded by the exons ATGGAGTGGGACAGCGAGTCCGACGGCGCCGGCAGCGTCGGCGCcggcgaggaggagcaggagcaggaggaggagggggaacgGGGAGGCGAGGGGGGAGGTGGCGACGCCGGGGGCGCCGGTGGGATGTTCACGTTCGCGATTGAAGGCATGCTGCGCGCGTCCGGGCCGTGCGGGCTCGTCGTCACCGACGCGCTCGAGCCCGACTGCCCCATCATCTACGTCAACCGCGGCTTCGAGGAGGCCACGGGCTACCGCGCCGAGGAGGTCCTCGGCAGGAACTG CCGATTCCTGCAGTGCAGAGGACCATTTGCTCGAAGGAGGCACCCCCTAGTTGATGCTGCAGTGGTATCAGAGATTCGAAGATGCATAGACAATGGCATTGAATTCCGCGGTGATTTACTAAATTTCAGAAAGGATGGAACTCCATTGATGAACAGGTTGCATCTGACCCCTATATATGGAGATGATGAAACCATAACCCATTATATGGGCATTCAGTTCTTCACTGATGCTAATGTTGATTTGGGACCATTGCCCTGTTCAATGACAAAGGAACCAGTGAGGTCAACACGGTTTGCTccagataactcatttcgacccaTTTCTACGGGGACAGAGCACAGCAATTTCTGCCGGCAATATTCTAGCCTCTTCCAATTAACAGATGAAGTGCTTTGCCAAAGTATACTGTCAAGGTTGTCACCAAGAGATATAGCGTCTGTGAGCTCTGTGTGCAGGCGCTTGTATCATTTGACAAGAAATGAAGATCTCTGGAGAATGGTTTGCCAGAATGCTTGGGGTAGTGAGACTACTCGAGCTCTTGAGACAGTGCCTGCCGCAAGAAGGCTGGGCTGGGGTCGGCTGGCAAGAGAACTGACAACCCTGGAAGCTGTTGCCTGGAGGAAATTGACAGTTGGGGGTGCAGTGGAGCCATCTCGATGCAATTTCAGTGCCTGTGCTGTGGGGAACCGTGTTGTTCTCTTTGGCGGGGAAGGTGTTAACATGCAACCGATGAATGACACGTTTGTATTGGATTTAAATGCTAGCAATCCAGAGTGGAGGCATATCAATGTGAGCGCAGCTCCTCCAGGTCGCTGGGGCCATACTCTGTCATGCTTAAATGGCTCTTGGTTGGTTGTTTTTGGTGGATGTGGAAGGCAGGGTCTGCTTAATGATGTATTCATGTTGGATTTGGATGCAAAACAACCAACCTGGCGTGAGATACCTGGAGTTGCACCCCCAGTTCCACGTTCATGGCACAGCTCCTGCACTTTGGATGGAACGAAGTTGGTAGTTTCTGGTGGCTGTGCTGATTCAGGTGTACTCCTCAGTGACACATATCTTCTTGATGTAACCATGGATAGACCAGTTTGGAGAGAAGTTCCTGCATCCTGGAAACCGCCTTCTAGGCTGGGGCACTCAATGTCTGTGTATGGTGGCAGGAAGATCCTGATGTTTGGTGGTCTTGCTAAGAGTGGCCCTCTGCGGCTCCGGTCTAGTGATGTGTACACAATGGACTTAAGTGAAGAAGAGCCTTGCTGGCGATGCCTCACTGGTAGTGGAATGCCTGGCGCTGGAAATCCAGCTGGTGCAGGTCCACCTCCTCGCCTGGATCATGTTGCTGTGAGTCTGCCAGGTGGAAGAATTTTGATATTTGGTGGCTCAGTGGCAGGTCTTCACTCAGCATCACAGCTTTATCTGTTGGATCCAACTGAAGAAAAGCCGACCTGGAGAATACTGAATGTTCCTGGGCGCCCTCCCCGGTTCGCCTGGGGCCACAGCACCTGTGTTGTTGGAGGAACAAAAGCGATAGTGCTTGGTGGACAAACTGGAGAAGAGTGGATGCTTACAGAAATACATGAGCTTTCTTTGGCAAGCAACTCAGTTTGA
- the LOC136520082 gene encoding uncharacterized protein, whose product MRIRDTGMAIDLLHIHRILSTLLEIKGIIISRYIKGRDNIQKITKLLLKAGEQKLLCTLEEPMDKDSIRRTIMEHDKVFRQQVHELHRLYHVQKSLMAECDNHSYQPRTEETHEMVQGSRSNLKSSPSTSGTNQSTRLGNAQHSTPQQVPEDLSLHECKPVNCLRLFSEENSTVKERFHRENHKSPEDESWNAAVESDLDLKLSIGPSSHSPKRPH is encoded by the exons ATGAGAATCAGGGATACAG GTATGGCTATTGATTTGCTTCATATTCACAGAATCCTCTCCACCCTGTTGGAGATAAAGGGAATAATCATCTCGAGATATATAAAAGGTAGAGATAATATCCAGAAAATAACCAAATTATTGCTGAAAGCTGGTGAGCAAAAGCTTTTATGCACCTTGGAAGAGCCAATGGACAAGGACTCAATTCGGAGAACAATCATGGAGCATGATAAGGTCTTCAGACAGCAG GTGCATGAGCTGCATCGTTTGTATCATGTACAAAAATCATTGATGGCTGAATGCGATAACCATAGTTATCAACCGAGAACAGAAGAAACTCATGAAATGGTGCAGGGATCAAGGTCGAATCTCAAGAGTAGTCCTTCTACCTCAGGGACAAATCAATCTACTCGCCTTGGTAATGCACAACACTCAACTCCCCAGCAAGTACCTGAAGATTTGAGTCTTCATGAATGCAAGCCAGTAAACTGCCTCAGACTCTTTAGTGAAGAAAACTCAACAGTCAAAGAAAGATTTCACAGGGAGAACCATAAATCACCTGAAGATGAAAGTTGGAATGCCGCTGTAGAGAGTGATCTTGACCTCAAACTAAGCATTGGCCCCAGTTCACATTCACCAAAAAGACCGCACTAG